The sequence agcaaaacaaaattacagaTAAGACCGAAGTAACACACTTTTGTTTAATTGTATTCTTTCTGccattttttcccttctatGTTAGTTCccgaaaaatatttttggtccGTGTTACacaaaaggttggggaccgctTAGATGAGCAAACTTGTGATTCCTCTTGCCTCCAAGGGAGCAACGCTACATGTTTACCCTGAATTCCTGGGAGCCATGGTAATTGCATGTGGATTAGCTCTCCAGGAAGAAGGGACCATAGAATcgcttttttcaaattttttcaaaaaaggtgtaaaATGTTCTTGCCAGCCTGTACATCTTACCTCTCCCTCTTTTTGAGTGAGTACCTCGTGTTCATGTTCGGGCTGACAACTCCGCTGTTATTAGAAGAGGAATGCGAACCATAGGAGGGGAGTCGTAGGGGCAGAGAGACACATGGCCCCGTTCCAAATGTTCACAGTTGTGTACGGAGAGTGCAACTTAATGTATGCGCCGTGTCATGTTGGCACAAGAATGGCATAGCAAAGATTCCGGAATATTGCAATACTGTTAACGACTACTCAAAGCCAATCTGTCACTTTGACATtccatttgtttgatttttaaaataaatttaaaaaaaaaaaaacatttgtttattttcttcactgcTTATCCCAGCAGACAACCGGGACAAAGGCAATCGTGTTGAAGGTTAAAAAACACTGGACAATTGATATGTGCGACACATTAACCGATAAAGATTTTTGTTAGGGTGTGTGAAGAGGATggctttttcatttgttttgattttagaTGAACAAGATCACATAATGTAAGCACACCTCGACTGTAGTCACGCATGAGCACGTTTTCCCGACCTGCCGATTTCGCCTTCAGCCACCCTCCAAACTCTGGTTCCTTACTGTCGGGTTCTCAAGAGCGCCTTGTTTCGAGAAGCAGTCAACCCCCGTctgccctctctctctctcctgaaGACTGCAATGTCAAAGGATGTGACCTGTTGCATAACTTGCTTCTCTCGCCACTGGCGACAGGATGGGAGGAAAGTAAATAGTGTGCGGACGTACCGTAATGTAAAGCATGAACTGCTGACCCTTTGGCCGTGTATACATTGAGCAACacctaaaataaatatttatataaaaattCTACACAGTGGCAGGTtgtaagaattttttttttttaaattacaacaTTGTACAACTCAAATGGGAAAAATGCAACCTAAACTTGTAGAGAGGGAAAGTACAAATAAAACgaataaatgtgatttaatGTGGTTgcgcaagtgtgcacaccctcttacaATGCGGGTTTGGCAGTAGTGAGAATGAGTTTTGAAAAGCTAAAATGGTGGCAAGCAGACACTTCCAGGGCCACACCAAATGATGTGCCACAAGTTTGACGCGTGTGTTGTAGGACGTTGCAACTCTAGATCTAAAAATAGCTCCATCGGTATATACAGCCCAAATAAATTCATCGTTCCCGCATCACACCCTTTCCTGTGGTCTTCCCGTGTTATTTTTGCACAGTTCTTTGGAACTGTTGACCGTAGCAGATTTTTCCATGAAAGAGGCTTTTTCATGTTctatttgggggaaaaaaagagttatTATTACTTCATGAGAACTTTAGTTTGAGCTCCATCTCTGGTATTTTCCTACAAAAAGCAAACCAATGGAATATCCTAAACGTCAGCCACCCACGATTCTTTCTCATGGAGCTCTGAAGAAAATCCCTCGCTAATCCAACGTCTTTAGTCATAtcctcctttgtttttttgtcaacgCTCAAGTTGGCTTTGTTAGCTTGCTATCTTGAGGCTGGGTTTCACGCTCACCTGAGGGTTTCCTTCACAAAAGCTCCTTAAAGCCACAACGTCTGGCAAGTAGCTTATACGACTGATTTACGTTGCCTCAAGGTTTTTGTGTGCCATTTTAGAGGCATAAGAAAAATGTATTCTAATTGTCACTAACAGGAGAATCTGTATATCACACAGGCATGTTCTGTATTCTGACAGCTTGTGACAACACAATCTCGCCAAGCTGCGTGTGTGGAGCAGGTGCGCACGTCAGAAGATGTTTTATGGCGCCAACACGTTCGGCCACGGAAACATTCTCAATTGACACTCGAACTCGTCTTGAACCGCTTTCTATGATCACAACAGAATTTTTGCGTCTGGTTTTCCAATTAGCTTTTGATCAGTGTAACCACGAATAACGATCGAAGCGTTTATTAGCTAAGCCGTGTTGTGTATTGAAGCAGATCGCAAGTCCAATCGTGCTTTTGATGATTTCattctgttttatttacatctCTGCGTTATGGGGCTGGGTGCATGTCAGGACAGAGCGGGACTGTAAATCTATTTGACGATGACTGCGTGACATGATGCAACAATCTGAAGAACAGTCGTTGTCTTTATCTTGCGGATAAAAATGCTCCTCCGGTCACTGACTTGTGGAGCTGGTCAGCGACCTGATCAAAGTCAACGCGGGAAGCCGGGATGCGATTACCCGAGATTGACTCAAACAAAACACTCACACTGTAATCTGTCTGTAGCCTCGTCGAGTTGGGGACGGAGTGATAAGAAATGGCAGGTTGCCCATgcttaaagcaggggtgtcaaattttgttttcatcaggTGTCATGCCATCAGAGGGCCAATCGAAACCATGAAACAACGAAGATAAGAGAGTATTGCCACACAGAAAAAGATAATCTCCAAACAGACTAAAATACACATAACAGGAGAAAGTTGGAAAAGATGCAAGGGAGGAGGGTTTTGTAGCAAATGCTCGAGAGCCAAGAATTCACAAACCAAGAAGCATCTTTGCAGAAAAAGGCCAAGCACATAAACAACACCCCATAAAAGAAGTGAATTGTGGCTATTTGTTTCGCTTAATTACTCTTGCTCTCCTCCCCCAGGTATGCCATGGCCCTCTACAACCAGCACGTCTGCCCAGTGGATAACTGGTACGTATGATCATCTTCTCTTTTGGGACAGGAAATCTTTGATTTAGGTTCCAAGCAGACACttttgaaaatagaaaaataggcTTGCTAGCATCGTTTTTCTGGGGCCAATTTTACtttacaatttgaaatttccttatttcacttcctttttttttttacttccttATTTTCTATTGCTATGCTTTTTTATGTACAACACATACGTCATGACttggcattttattttgcttctctAATGTTAGAATAgtatgtggggggaaaaaaagatgtggtCTGTACAGTTGTTTGAAGACAAGGTGGATGTCAGAAAATGTCGAACGGTGTGCCGTTCCAGGTTGTACAACCAGTCGTGCGAAGAGGAGCTGTACTTGCAGAGTGGCCCAGTGTTGTGCTGCACGCTCAACAACATACCTCTCATCAGGTCAGTGAGGACCCCCTCGCCCCCACACAAGCTCCTGCACGTCTCCCTGCacgtgtctgtctgtctgacgATTAAAAACAGGAACACGGGGGCCATTGTGCTTTGCGTCCCTCCTGCGGATTAAAGCGTCTCCTCTAAGGCATACGTCCGAGGCCCCCCACAtacggcctgccacatcattttatgtggcccgcaaattGTTCATCAACTTTGtgtcaatattaaaatgacaaattgtcttcacctaaaaaaaaaaaaaaaaaattgtattagcattaatttctttaaaatatttgaacatttttttctagtttctcatttcaaaacacTTGTTCATCATTTGTTTCTGTAACCTATACCATATAAGGTGTtaagtcataatggccctccgaaggaaactgaCTACGATGTGgtccgtgacaaaaatgagtttgacgccCCTGCTCTAAGGAGACGCTTCTCCCCATGAATGCGCGCACTCGCGTTGGGAAAATGACTCGGGGCTGAAGCGTCTCGCCTTCCACTGTGCCTGCTCAGAGGCAGAGCCCGGCCCCATGCAATCATGTAAACACACAACTCGCAGAGTTTGCATCTTTGGGAGCAAACCAAAGTGCGGTGGCTGTTTTCTTTAACTCGGGCGTTTGATCATGAAAGGCGAGTTAGACCCTCGATAGGTTTGCGGTTTATGTAACATGTCTGGATGAAATCTTTTCAAGAAAAACCAATAAATCATGCATTATGTCACCAAAGATAAACAAGAAGAGAGACCAAACAAAGAGGTTATGTAAAATGAACAGAGATGAAACGACAGGGGGGCATGCTTGTCTGAAGTTCTCTTAAAttgaacatgtttttcttGGCCTGTGATGCGGCACTCCACCAGGTTTGGTGATAATAAGCCTGCCAATTCTTGCATAAGCCAGCCGACAGTCAGCTGCAATGTGAAAATACACTGCTGGGATAAAAGTTGAAGTTCAAATGCGTAATTTTGGACAAATAAATGTGGATTAAAAGTTCATGCAACTTTTGCGGTTAAACGCAATTCCTCCGCACTTTTTGCCATTTGCgctacccccccaaaaaaaaaaaaaaaaagcctaagaaaaagtgaaacatTCATTGAGTTAATTCTTAGTCAAGATAAACTAATCAAGCGTGTCCACTGTATTCCGACTGTGAAAAACGCATGTGACTGTAGTCAGCTGAGTTGGCTTTTGGTGGGCAGCCGCTCCGGGCACAGACAGACGGCCTCTATTAGCAGACCACCAACAAAACAATTGCTGTTCATTCAAAGAGAAGCTGTGTGTGTCAAAAGCCTCGATTTCACCGCCTGGAAAGAGTCACACAATTTCATTTAGCGGCAAACTACTCTGTAGAATGatctgtgtgttgttgttcatGTCGTTAATGTCCGTGTTCTCTCGTCTTGCAGTAAATGTGGGACGCTTCCGCCGGAGAGTTGCTTCTTCAGCCTTATCTGCAGCACAGGCTCATTCATGGGTAAGGCATCATGTGTACACGCTTACACAAACTCAATCACCCCCGTCATTAGCgctgtatttgtttatgtctGCTGTTATCGCGTCGAAAGCAAATGGAGCTTCTTCCAAAATACAAGCTAGCGCGTGCTAGCTGGCAAGGCAAAGCAGCTTTATATACATCTGGCATTACTTTGGTATTATAAAATCATGAGTGCCCTGACAATCTTGCTGTCTGCGAACTGCAATGTTTCTTTCCGTTCCTTGTACAGCGGAAGAAATGCAGAAGTACAAGCTGACATTCAAAAGTAGGACATTTAACTTGCGGTGGCCTTGAATGCACCATGAGAACAAACGCAGATGATTGCAAATGATATAAAAAccgatatataaaaaaaaaactcaaacgAACAAGTCCACTTCCTTAACATTCAACAAAATCAAGCTAGGTTCATTTCAACATCTTAGCTGATTTTTCAGTCCATTTTCCGGCCCaaacgttttttgtttgttagtgTACACGTGCTGTTCCTTGTGCTAAGTGCTGGTTCTGACTGCCCTCATGTAGTTAATGTTTCCCAGCTGTGGCTCACACATGCTGTGTGTGAATacgtacgtgcgtgcgtgcgtgtgtaagGAAGGGGCTTGGTTCCTCGCCATGTTTATTCACGAGGAGTCGCCATTCTGCTATTTACAGTCCCTTGGCTCTGATTGGTTGGCACTGGACTGTTGCCTGAGCCATACCGGCAGCTCCATTCAATGTATATAATTTACAACAGTGACTCTGTTGTCGTGGCTCCTTTTAACCCCTTCATCGACgcttcctttctttctctgcTTCCAAGCAGTTATCTATCATAATAATCCAATGCAAGGggtttatctttttatttatcagCTCCAGGCCAAGAAAGCGTAACGACGTGGTAGCCGTACAAGAGCCTGTTGTAAATAGCCGATTCATTTATGGGCTCCAAGGATTAACTCGAAGCCATCACTCCGGTTTCCTTTCTTTGCCCATACAATCCTTCAAAGACAATAGTTGTATTATTTCTCCGCATACCTCCTGTGGGAGAGAATATTCGGGCTGAAACGAATCCCCCACTTGGGAGACATTGGCGTTTGTTTAACTGTAAGGTGTGGTCTGATAAGAACctgttgatatttttattattattattattttgtgcgtgtgtgtggtgtttCTTTCAATTGCAACTGTTGAAAGTTTGGGTCGGCCCGCCACTTTGCGAGGTCAGAGCGTGTATAATCCGGTTTTGATCCCGATTTGGATTGTGATCAAAGCCCAGTCATGTGTGCATTCATGATAAATTAGTCTCATTCTTTGGTGTTGCGCAAGATGTTATATAATGTCTGTAACCGCAATTTTTAAGGAAATAGGTAAGATTTTGAGCAATGCAAACTTTACGAATATAAACGTTACATGGGACGGCTAATTTTGAAGGCATGGACAGGTTAGATTGACATGACAACACGGAGGCGGAAATCTgattggaccaaaaaaaaaatcttcatgtCCTGGAAGAAATACAGCCAAGAtacatttttgtaatgtaaTCTAAATTCTGAGTCTTCTATTAATAGAAGACtttgttgtaaaaataatctgttgcaataaaataaatcgaGTTAAAACTACAAGGAACGAGCTTGCCCAGAGCCTTTGGATGGAGCTCAATTACACCTCTTGCTATTCATACATTAAATTCTGAAGTAATCTATAACCCGTCAACATGACGCAAGCACAAGTACGGCCAAAAGAAATCAATCCAGCCAACCCAAATAATCCAAACATTGATGATACTTGTATCTAACAGGCCAAATGTTTCTCATCTTTCAACGTTCCGTCGCAGTTTtggacattttacattttctgcCTAATGCTAAGCGAGCTGCCACGTCCTCATCTGTAACGTctcaaaagtcattttgtagCAATGGGAAAAGGTCGACAGCCGGCGAGTCTGCAGCAGAGAGCCAGAAATGCCATAATCTAATGCAATAAACCGCTGTTGACTTGCTTATCCTTTCAGTGAGCCAGCATGTTTCCCATTTTATACAAAGAGGGAAGAgagaaaggaggggggggggaaaagacCAGATTGTTTACAAGGAGATGCTGCGCCCCCCTTTCAATTGTTACTGAAATCACTCTgccaagtcttttttttttctactccgCATACACACAAAATTCAACTTGTTGAGATGAAAAGAATAATTGATGATTGCATGACTAAGAAAATGATCTCTTAGAAATCTGTTTCTTGTCTCTCATAGCTGgtagcgttttttttttttttgcgcatgTTGCCACATGTCCCTCTTACCATCCTTAAAAGCGACATTTAAAGCCCTTTAAATTCATGCGACTCTCCTAATAGAGTAATCCTTGTGTTGAGGTTATGTAAAGTGCACTGAGATGTCTTCTCTGACATTTCCACATCCCGCCAAAAGCGGCGTCGAGCGTTGTCAACTCCGAACAgtgttccccccccctcggCCGCGCTCGCCATGACTACGCCGATTCGGGGATGACAAAGAGACGCTTTAGTACAATATACGGGCTGCGTGTCAAGACACCAGGGGCTCCTTGTCCCCTTTCATTCTGCCATCTCGCCCTCCGTGGCCCACTTTTAGCGAGAAGCTGCTGTCAGCGGTGGAGGAGCTGCAAAGGTCCCAGACAAAGACAAACTAGTGGGGGCTTGCACCAACAATGCCTGCCCAGTCACATCCCATTGacccagtgtttcccaaccttttttcattcacgccacactttttaattggaaaaaatctcgcggcacaccttttcattggaaataaTCTCGCGGCACatcttttcattggaaaaaatctcgcaGCACAccgccaacaaaaatctgttatgctcctatattaaaatcagttatattacaacgaaagacgtaaagtcctattcctatatatatatgtatggagagtcgaataatttaatagaaataaatactaaatagtctttaaattgtattccttttttttttaaatcaaagtgacagttttttaaaaaggttttagacggtgtaagaaataaacgatttaaagtgattgtgattaaaataaaagaatcaacgtgattttgtttactgttttagactaggtctataaatattgcaacaataagtcacttttaaagacactctgctgttctgacagcagctgagtggctatcacagtcgaggtgtctcgacttgactgttgattttatgtatgtgaaaaataaccaatccaggttctccggttgaactgcatgctctgatttccattgGACCACAAACGCACCACAACCGTCATAGTGTCTGTCACTGTtagcaaaagcacacagcaacacacacataaactgaatATGTGCCGATACaatatgaaatctcaagattctccgattctccacgcatgcacgattagcaagtggctgaacAGGCCTTGCGCgaactgaccagtggtttggcgatcctgtttacaatgcgctccgtaattaatatttgacaatcccacggcacagctgaacgtctctcacggcacaccagtgtgtgCGGAGTACAGcgtcagcatttttttctcttcaaaaaCGTCTCCATCACTGTCACTATCGACTCGTCTCGCTATCCACAATGACAACGTCGCTGTCAATGCTACCTGCATGGGCGTCCCATATACCTGCCGCTGCCATGCGTCACCGATTTTCTCGTCTGCAAGCACAAGGCAAATCGCTACCTGCTGCTGCCACCTTCTGATATGGAAGATATGATTACTCTGCCGGGCGCTACACCGCACAGGCGCACAAATTGGagaatttcccacggcacccCTGACAATATTTTGCGGCaccccggttgaaaaacacTGCATTAACCCATCAAACAGTCGCAGTTGGCTCCTCCCTTTTCCTTCACCTTTATTCTTATGTGATACCACCCAATCCCTCAAGTCAATGTTAAAATTAACTCAAAATATGCatattgtagtgtttgcctttttatcaataataaatcaaataaatgtacccAAATGATCAATTGCTCTAAATTTCCCCTCTTTCTGCTACTTTTTGTTTCACAGTCATGGTGATCGTGCTGCTCCGCTACGCCCACGTCATTGAGAAGCACCAAAATTGCGTCCTCAACACGGCGAGTCTCTCCACAGGCTGGATCTGTGCGGCTGGACTCATCATGGTGGGCAATTTCCAGGTATGATCTCCAAGCCaaatgcttcattttttaaatcttatCCACACTTATCTTGCATTCACAAGGACGAGTCcattaatgtttattaaagtCAGTTTGTTGGCGCTGTTCCTCTTCGCTCCTCTGTGGATGTTTGTTCATTGGAAAGAATCTTTGCTTACTTTAAATATTTGGGGGGAGCTGGCCGGGTGCCTCGATGGATGTTGTCCGCTTCTTTCCAAGATGGGTACGCAGAGGGAGAGGAGGGTCTTACAGGAATGCTAAATAAAACCTCCATCTGGGATTGTGTGGGAACGGCGGGAATAGAACAACATGGAGATATAGCAAATAGTCTGAATTCAtattaatatttcaaacatCACCGCAAATatgttatttttcatcatttccaAGTACTTTGAGTTATGTACATAATATTGAGCAATAGCGACCTGGTTTCTGTTTTTCCTCTGGGGCCCTGCTCTCTGCACAAGCCTTTTTTCACGAGCCGAAAGGGGGAGAGAGTCAGTGACTCATAGAGTCTGGCATCCAGAATTTTTGGGCAGAGCCTAGAGGGCTCCATCTTTAACCAAATGCAGGCCCTTGAACTTGGCCCACGCTCTCTGCATGCTTAGGGGAAGGAAATAAAGAAGTAAATGACGGTGGATGAATAGTGACACTCCATCACGGAAggggaaaacattttgccaTCGAAGACATTGATCAAGAAGGCAGGGGAGGCGTGACGACGTTAGCCCGCGCTGTCGCCCCGCTCTTACATAAGGTGCGGGCTGGCAGGACAGCTGTGGCGTGGCCACGGGGGCTTTCGCTGTCGGGCAGACGGACGTAAATAGATGACGCTTGTGAGCGTGGCTCTTTTGAAAGTCTCTTGCTAGTAAATATATGCCAGAGAAGTGAGCATTGTCGAAtgctttgtttgcatttgttgCTACCGCTTGCATTTAAATGCAAGTTGTTGAAAGGTTTGGAGCCGCGGTGACATCAATGCTAGTTTTTGCTAGCACCTTGAACATGTACTCAACTACAGATGAGGGCGATCgtcatttgttaaaaaaacatttgaggaGTAATATTGAATGATAAATTAGACCAGAACaataatgaaatatatttcaaagaTGCATTTGTGTCATGATTGGATGACTATTTGTAGCACTGACTTCTAATatgttatttctgtaaccgACTCATTGAGGCGTACGGTGATAGGACCGGGCAGATCTGTAACATCTGAAGCGAGCCCGACTCACACGATGTGACTCAGCTGCCACCAAGAGGTTGAAAAACCACTCCGAGCAAGTCTTAGTTAATATACTGTTATTTATCTACCGCTGTGTCTGCAGACATGACATCAGATATTGTTGCGATGCTCCGACACGCCAATCGCAGTCATTTGAAATGTGCTCTACATTGGAGTTACGGTTTCAATCCGAGGCCAGCTatgattttgaaaatcaaaaaatgtatattacACAATTGCATTTCATTACAGCACGCAAAGAATAAACAACAAACGGAATTTATAATACAACAAACAGTGCTTGTaatatttgtacaaaaaatattacaacaaaatgaaGCCCAATTTAAACATTGAATCAATGATTCTTTTatgtaccactagagggagcacACGTACCACACTTGTTTGCTTTAAAGATTTGAACACAATctgtgcagcaacacatgtagacacacaaaacaatactTCTGCTCTAAAGAGGACATTAATCCAAACCTTTTCTCTTTCTGATAGGTGGACTATGCCAAAATTCTCCACTATGTCGGAGCAGGCATCGCCTTCCCCACCAGTATGCTGTTTGTGTGCCTGCAGTCGGCGCTGACCTACCGGCTGGCCAAGACGCAGGGGGAGTACAATGTGGCCCACCTACGGCTCTGCATGACCTTACTCGCCTTCGTCGCCTTGGTACTCAGTATCCTCTTTGAGCGCCCGTGGGGGTTTGTTTCGTGCTTTCCGTTAATGATTTGAAAGGGTTTTGATTTAACCAAGTCGAGTAGTCTCCGAAGCTCTTTTATACGCTCCTTAACAACATTTCCAGGCGGCGTGTTTTTCTGCCAGGAAAGTTTCATCCTGCAACACGCCTCGGCCATCTTCGAGTGGGTCTTCTGCGTCATCATCATGCTCTTCTACGGGACGTTCGCCTTCGAGTTTGCCGGCATTTCGGGGGACACCGTGGCCGTGCTGGCCCGAGGGGGCTCCCTGGGGGGCGTGGGGAGGGAACACAAGATGGACTCGCTGGgtccgccgccaccgccgcacCCATCCGAAAACATGTCCATCCTGTAGGGCCCGACGTGCTGGATTATTCTTCCAGGACAGGGGTTGTCGAATCAGTCGAGTCACTCAATCCCATGATGATTTGAACTCAAGCAAAGCCCCAACGGAAAACCTTTCTTTCATTACATCAGAGCTTTTCCACCTCCTTTCCGCCTGTCTGCAttttgcacgtgtgtgtgaaagCAAATTTTCCAccctgccagccagccagccagccggccttCAGCGCCTCGTGTTAGCATCGGAGAGCTAAAGGTCCATCAGATTAAGAAAAATCTCTTGTTCCCCTCTCCCGCTCTCTCCGTCTCAACAAGTGACCTTGGATGTTTTCCTCTTCAGGTGATTACAACCGGgcctttttcatttcatttggtgAGTGCGCGCATGCTAAACACCGAGCTGCTGGACGGCCGCAGCTCAAATTAGAAAGCGCAATGCCCGTATTGTCTGCTGCTCTCATCGGAGGAAGGTCAGGACAGAAGCAATAAACTCTCTTCAGATTGTCCTACAGACCAGTTACGTAAATACTgttacacataaaaaaaaaaagggggggggaccCGGTATGTAGAATTTTCATAGTTTATCTGATATCTAAAAATGAGGTGAAATTACAGATTTGCATAGCaggtccccccccccgctcATAGCGCGAATGATGTTTGTTCCCCACTGACATCTTTGTCACTGTTTGTTTGTACTTATGTTCTCCAAGTACTGATGCTGCCTCACAATGCAGACGCTTGATTGTCCAAACGTTGCCAACAGACCTCCGTTGCTATACGATTCTCTGCCAAAGATGCTACGCAGACTTCTGTGCATTCCATCCGCTCACTGTAAgcttttactttttctttctataatattCCTCTGAGAGGCGATGTTGCTGTCAAAAGTGTGCCAAATATCACTGTGCCTGTGGCCTCGGTGCTAATAACAAAGCCTCTCTCTATATCGCTGATTGTAACGTTATCGCATCCGTCAAAGCAATATTGTACAGTACACTCAATTTTATCAGTATTGGGTACACCACAAATACATCCGGAAAAAGATTACAACAGATTTACCTTGACTTTTAAGTTTTccgagtttaaaaaaaaaaaaaagctagacTGCCTCCAAAATGTGATCAATAAGTGATCACAAAAAATACTCAGCCATttccaagtgtacctaatgttgccTAAAATAGTCACGTTGCCTTGACATCTATTTtaagagatgtttttttttttttttttaatgtgtgggGATGGAGGCATTCATTGGCTTAGTCCAACATATTCTACTATGCTGTACTCCAGAGGTGTGCCAACCAAAATGACCTATGCAGCTATTGTAATACTTGTTACACGTcattaatttatatttatcGCCATCATTCCGGACTTAGGTCACTTGTTTTTCCATCAGTCTGTCATTTGGCCATAAAACTActgttaaaaatgatttaaaaaatacattattcaATATTAACAAGCCCAAACTatacacatcttttttttttttttaattgtttaaaGGCCAGTATGTTTACATCACTTTTTTTAGTTGTGAAAAACACCTGAAATTTTCATTGATACGTTTCAAGGAATGTTTCCTctcctttttgtgtcttatttatatatatatatataaaatttaaaatccGCAGAAGGTCctggtgacaaaaaaaacccacctgaaaaaaca is a genomic window of Syngnathus acus chromosome 15, fSynAcu1.2, whole genome shotgun sequence containing:
- the zgc:154058 gene encoding transmembrane protein 150A, yielding MSLWVILPISLPALTITGIWVVYAMALYNQHVCPVDNWLYNQSCEEELYLQSGPVLCCTLNNIPLISKCGTLPPESCFFSLICSTGSFMVMVIVLLRYAHVIEKHQNCVLNTASLSTGWICAAGLIMVGNFQVDYAKILHYVGAGIAFPTSMLFVCLQSALTYRLAKTQGEYNVAHLRLCMTLLAFVALVLSGVFFCQESFILQHASAIFEWVFCVIIMLFYGTFAFEFAGISGDTVAVLARGGSLGGVGREHKMDSLGPPPPPHPSENMSIL